TCAAATGGTGGTCGTTTTGAATCCTTTGCACAAAAAATATAAAATCAAACGTGTGGTTGTTTCCACTTACCAATCTGTAACCGGAACAGGTAAGGCGGCGGTTGATCAGCTTTTCTCAGAACGTGCTGGCGACCATAGCAAAGGAAAAGTTTATCCACACCAGATTGACCTGAATGTACTGCCCCACATTGATGTGTTCCTGGATAACGGCTACACCAAAGAGGAAATGAAGATGACCAACGAAACGAAGAAAATCATGGGCGACGACAGCATTGCTGTTACCGCTACTACGGTTCGTATCCCAACCATCGGAGGTCATTCAGAAGCAGTTAACATTGAGTTCGAGAATGAATTTGACCTGAACGAAGTTCGTCAGATTTTGAGCGAAGCAGAAGGTGTGATCTTGCAGGACGACCCCAAGAATGCTCTTTATCCAATGCCATTGACTGCACATGGAAAGGATGAAACATTTGTAGGCCGTATCCGTCGCGACGAATCTCAGCCTAAGACATTGAATTTGTGGATCGTAGCTG
The genomic region above belongs to Dyadobacter pollutisoli and contains:
- a CDS encoding aspartate-semialdehyde dehydrogenase — its product is MKIAVVGATGLVGGEILKVLEERNFPVTELLAVASERSVGKEITFKGKQIKVIGFEEAIAAKPDIAIFSAGGGTSLELAPRFAEAGITVIDNSSAWRMDPTKKLVVPEINAGELTREDKIIANPNCSTIQMVVVLNPLHKKYKIKRVVVSTYQSVTGTGKAAVDQLFSERAGDHSKGKVYPHQIDLNVLPHIDVFLDNGYTKEEMKMTNETKKIMGDDSIAVTATTVRIPTIGGHSEAVNIEFENEFDLNEVRQILSEAEGVILQDDPKNALYPMPLTAHGKDETFVGRIRRDESQPKTLNLWIVADNLRKGAATNTVQIAEFLAKHDLVGVAEEA